The Salmo trutta chromosome 6, fSalTru1.1, whole genome shotgun sequence genome has a window encoding:
- the LOC115196104 gene encoding sodium channel protein type 2 subunit alpha isoform X2, protein MAQLLVPPGPDSFCRFCPDSLAAIERRIAEEEARKPRVDRCSDSNDDNEPKPNSDLEAGKSLPFIYGDVPQGFVSTPLEDLDPFYSIQKTFIVLNHGKAIFRFNATPACYILSPFSPLRRIAIAVLVHSMFSMLIMFTILTNCAFMTLSNPPDWAKNVEYTFTGIYTFESLIKILARGFCVGKFTFLRDPWNWLDFMVISMAYVTEFVNLGNVSALRTFRVLRALKTISVIPGLKTIVGALIQSVKKLSDVMILTVFCLSVFALIGLQLFMGNLRQKCIRNLVNDTTPDDRLNRTLGTANLNGTDFNITSSVNWTEYINDESNYYYLPNRRDALLCGNGSGAGLCPEGFTCIKAGRNPDYDYTSFDSFGWAFLSLFRLMTQDFWENLYQQTLRAAGKPYMIFFVLVIFLGSFYLVNLILAVVAMAYDEQNQATIEEAAQKEEEFQAMLEQLKRQQEEALVAAAAATESHGEYSGRGGPSSEASSGTSKLISKSAKERMNRQKKRKERGEHKKFHKSESEDSIKRLSFRFSIDANRLSYEKRCSSPNQSLLSIRGSLFSPRRNSRASLFSFQGRARDVVSDNDFADDEQSTFEDTDSRRGSLFVPCRIERRSSTVSQTSLAPQRVLLPANGKMHSTVDCNGVVSLVGGTSVPTSPVGLLLPEGTTTDSEMRLKKRRSRQASMAYLDEPDRARARAMSVASILTNTMEELEESRQKCPPCWYKFANTCLIWDCCPMWLSFKGIVNTVVMDPFVDLAITVCIVLNTLFMAMEHYPMTKEFNHVLSVGNLVFTGIFTAEMCFKLIALDPYYYFQQGWNIFDGIIVSLSLMELGLANVEGLSVLRSFRLLRVFKLAKSWPTLNMLIKIIGNSVGALGNLTLVLAIIVFIFAVVGMQLFGKSYKECVCKIADNCQLPRWHMHDFFHSFLIVFRVLCGEWIETMWDCMEVAGQSMCLIVFMMVMVIGNLVVLNLFLALLLSSFSADNLAATDDDSEMNNLQIAVGRIQRGVAWVKVTIRQVIQSLFLGGGATKRVKGGSLEGDKTLDELHSSINGKGGNCISKHMLVEITKDPSGVCLKEGNGRPRGGLGVGLGDSTANYPKEECNYMSFIHNPSLTVSVPIAVCESDFETAITEDFSSDSASEEMSMGSKESRSKFLKLPIEPQHLTSSEGSSVDIGPPGDGAESVELEDEESEDPENCFTDGCVLRFQCCQVNVEEGKWKMWWTLRKTCFIIVEHNWFETLIIFMILLSSGALAFEDIYIEQRKTIKIVLEYADKVFTYIFILEMLLKWVAYGFKKYFTNAWCWLDFLIVDVSLVSLVANALGYSELSAIKSLRTLRALRPLRALSRFEGMRVVVNALLGAIPSIMNVLLVCLIFWLIFSIMGVNLFAGKYYYCVNTTNDETFPIEVVNNKSDCLALANNSARWKNVKINFDNVGAGYLALLQVATFKGWMDIMYAAVDSRNVELQPQYEQNLYMYLYFVIFIIFGSFFTLNLFIGVIIDNFNQQKKKFGGQDIFMTEEQKKYYNAMKKLGSKKPQKPIPRPTNAFQGCVFDFVTKQAFDIVIMILICLNMVTMMVEEDDQTPERENILHWINFVFIVLFTGECTLKMISLRHYYFTIGWNVFDFVVVILSIVGMFLSELIEKYFVSPTLFRVIRLARIGRILRLIKGAKGIRTLLFALMMSLPALFNIGLLLFLVMFIYAIFGMSNFAYVKHEAGIDDMFNFETFGNSMLCLFQITTSAGWDGLLAPILNKKEPDCDSQMEHPGTLYRGNCGNPPVAMFFFVSYIIICFLIVVNMYIAVILENFSVATEESAEPLSEDDFEMFYEVWERFDPDATQFVEYDKLSDFADALDPPLRMAKPNHIQLIKMDLPMVSGERIHCLDILFAFTKRVLGEGEGLDLLRGQMEERFMASNPSKVSYEPITSTLRRKQEDMSAVVIQRSFRRYLARLALKKAAELCKEQPKGSVMYELEDKEVLVIGQLADNSTSTEKTDMTPSTASLPSYNSATNLEKDQYEKEKREKENRDKDLREQNK, encoded by the exons aCATTTATAGTGTTGAATCACGGCAAGGCAATATTCCGTTTCAACGCCACTCCTGCCTGTTACATCCTAAGCCCCTTCAGTCCTCTACGGAGAATAGCAATTGCAGTTTTAGTACACTC GATGTTCAGCATGTTGATCATGTTCACCATTCTGACCAACTGTGCTTTTATGACTCTGAGCAACCCCCCGGACTGGGCCAAGAATGTTGA GTACACATTCACAGGAATTTATACATTCGAGTCTCTCATTAAAATCTTGGCGAGGGGGTTCTGTGTGGGGAAGTTCACCTTCCTCAGGGATCCATGGAACTGGTTGGACTTCATGGTAATCTCCATGGC GTATGTAACAGAGTTTGTAAACCTAGGCAATGTTTCAGCTCTGCGCACTTTCAGAGTATTGCGAGCTTTGAAAACTATCTCGGTAATCCCAG GACTAAAGACCATCGTGGGCGCTCTGATCCAGTCGGTCAAGAAGCTCTCCGACGTCATGATCCTCACCGTTTTCTGTCTCAGCGTCTTCGCCCTGATTGGCCTGCAGCTCTTCATGGGCAACCTGAGACAGAAGTGTATCCGCAACCTCGTCAATGACACGACCCCCGACGACCGCCTGAACAGAACTCTGGGAACTGCAAACTTAAATGGAACCGATTTCAACATCACTAGCTCCGTAAACTGGACTGAGTACATCAACGATGAGA GTAATTACTATTACCTCCCCAACCGTAGGGACGCCCTCCTCTGTGGGAATGGCAGTGGAGCCGG GTTGTGCCCAGAGGGATTCACGTGCATCAAGGCGGGCAGGAACCCAGACTACGACTACACAAGCTTCGACTCGTTTGGCTGGGCCTTCCTGTCCCTGTTCAGACTCATGACCCAGGACTTCTGGGAAAATCTCTACCAACAG aCCCTGCGAGCGGCGGGGAAGCCCTACATGATCTTCTTTGTGTTGGTGATCTTCCTGGGTTCCTTCTACCTGGTCAACCTGATCCTGGCTGTGGTGGCCATGGCCTACGATGAGCAGAACCAGGCCACCATAGAGGAGGCAGCCCAGAAGGAGGAGGAGTTCCAGGCCATGCTGGAGCAGCTCAAGAGACAGCAGGAGGAGGCAttg GTTGCCGCGGCAGCAGCCACAGAGAGCCACGGAGAGTACAGCGGGAGAGGGGGGCCCTCCTCAGAAGCCTCCTCAGGGACCTCCAAACTCATCTCCAAGAGCGCCAAGGAGAGAATGAACCGTCagaagaagagaaaagagaggggcGAGCACAAGAAGTTCCACAAGTCCGAGTCGGAGGACAGTATCAAGAGGTTAAGCTTCCGGTTTTCGATAGATGCCAACCGGCTGTCCTACGAGAAGAGATGCTCCTCACCCAACCAG TCTCTCCTCAGTATCCGTGGCTCCCTCTTCTCCCCGAGGAGGAACAGCCGAGCTAGCCTGTTTAGCTTCCAAGGCCGCGCCCGCGATGTGGTCTCCGATAACGACTTCGCAGACGACGAGCAAAGTACGTTCGAGGACACCGACAGCCGCCGCGGCTCCCTGTTCGTGCCTTGCCGTATCGAGCGCCGCTCCAGCACGGTCAGTCAGACTAGCCTGGCCCCTCAGCGCGTCCTGCTGCCCGCCAACGGCAAGATGCACAGCACCGTGGACTGTAACGGCGTCGTCTCGCTAGTGGGAGGGACCTCGGTGCCCACCTCGCCTGTAGGACTGCTCCTGCCTGAG GGGACAACCACTGACTCTGAGATGAGGCTGAAGAAGAGGAGGTCTCGCCAGGCGTCCATGGCCTACCTAGATGAGCCagacagagccagagccagagctaTGAGTGTGGCCAGTATTCTCACCAACACCATGGAGG AGCTTGAAGAGTCCAGGCAGAAGTGTCCACCATGCTGGTATAAGTTTGCCAACACCTGTCTGATCTGGGACTGCTGTCCTATGTGGTTGAGTTTCAAGGGGATCGTCAACACAGTGGTGATGGACCCCTTCGTGGACCTGGCCATCACCGTCTGTATCGTTCTCAACACCCTCTTCATGGCCATGGAACATTATCCCATGACCAAGGAGTTCAATCATGTCCTCTCTGTCGGGAACCTG GTGTTCACAGGCATCTTCACGGCCGAGATGTGTTTCAAGCTAATCGCTCTGGACCCCTACTACTACTTTCAACAGGGATGGAACATATTTGACGGCATCATCGTCAGTCTGAGTCTGATGGAGCTCGGCCTGGCCAATGTAGAGGGCCTGTCTGTGCTCCGGTCTTTCCGATTG TTGAGGGTGTTCAAACTGGCCAAGTCTTGGCCCACCCTGAACATGCTGATCAAGATCATCGGTAACTCGGTGGGAGCTCTGGGTAATTTGACACTGGTCCTAGCCATCATCGTGTTCATCTTCGCCGTGGTGGGCATGCAGCTGTTTGGCAAGAGCtacaaggagtgtgtgtgtaagatCGCAGACAACTGCCAGCTGCCGCGCTGGCACATGCATGACTTCTTCCACTCGTTCCTCATCGTGTTCCGGGTGCTGTGTGGGGAGTGGATCGAGACCATGTGGGACTGTATGGAGGTGGCTGGCCAGAGCATGTGCCTCATCGTCTTTATGATGGTCATGGTTATAGGGAACCTGGTG GTCCTGAATCTGTTCCTGGCCCTGCTGCTCAGCTCCTTCAGCGCCGACAACCTGGCGGCCACGGACGACGACAGCGAGATGAACAACCTGCAGATCGCTGTGGGCCGCATCCAGAGGGGCGTGGCGTGGGTCAAGGTGACCATCCGTCAGGTTATCCAGAGCCTGTTCCTCGGGGGCGGAGCCACCAAACGGGTCAAGGGGGGGTCACTGGAGGGGGATAAGACCCTGGACGAGCTCCACAGCTCCATCAACGGCAAGGGGGGCAACTGCATCTCAAAACACATGTTGGTCGAGATCACTAAAGATCCGAGTGGGGTCTGTCTGAAGGAGGGGAACGGGCGGCCCAGAGGGGGGTTGGGGGTGGGGTTAGGAGACAGTACGGCGAATTACCCAAAGGAGGAGTGCAACTACATGTCGTTCATCCACAACCCCAGCCTGACGGTGAGCGTGCCCATCGCGGTGTGCGAGTCGGACTTTGAGACCGCTATCACGGAGGACTTCAGCAGCGACTCGGCCTCTGAGGAAATGTCGATGGGCAGCAAAGAG TCCAGATCAAAGTTTTTG AAGCTACCTATAGAGCCCCAGCACCTTACCTCGTCGGAGGGCAGCTCGGTGGATATCGGTCCCCCGGGGGATGGAGCTGAGTCAGTGGAGTTGGAGGACGAGGAGTCAGAGGACCCAGAGAACTGCTTCACTgatg gcTGTGTGCTCAGGTTCCAGTGTTGCCAGGTGAACGTTGAGGAGGGCAAGTGGAAGATGTGGTGGACCTTGAGGAAGACGTGCTTCATCATCGTGGAACACAACTGGTTCGAGACCTTAATCATTTTCATGATCCTGCTCAGCAGTGGCGCTCTG gCGTTTGAAGACATTTACATAGAGCAGCGGAAGACCATTAAGATAGTGCTGGAGTATGCAGACAAAGTCTTCACCTATATCTTCATCCTGGAGATGCTGCTGAAGTGGGTGGCCTATGGATTCAAGAAGTACTTCACCAACGCCTGGTGTTGGCTGGACTTCCTCATTGTTGAT gtgtctCTGGTGAGCTTGGTAGCCAATGCGTTAGGCTACTCTGAGCTGAGTGCCATTAAATCCCTACGAACCCTGCGGGCCTTAAGACCCCTGAGGGCCTTGTCACGGTTCGAGGGCATGAGG GTGGTGGTGAACGCCCTCCTGGGTGCCATTCCGTCCATCATGAACGTGCTGCTGGTGTGCCTCATCTTCTGGCTCATCTTCAGCATCATGGGCGTCAATCTGTTCGCAGGGAAGTACTATTACTGCGTCAACACCACCAACGACGAGACCTTTCCCATCGAGGTGGTCAACAACAAGAGCGACTGTCTGGCCCTGGCCAATAACAGCGCCCGATGGAAGAATGTCAAGATCAACTTTGATAATGTCGGGGCCGGGTATTTGGCCTTGTTGCAAGTG GCAACATTTAAAGGTTGGATGGACATCATGTACGCAGCTGTGGACTCTCGTAAT GTGGAACTTCAGCCCCAATATGAACAGAACCTCTACATGTATCTGTACTTTGTCATCTTCATCATCTTTGGCTCCTTCTTCACTCTCAACCTCTTCATTGGTGTCATCATTGACAACTTCAACCAACAGAAGAAAAAG TTTGGAGGTCAGGACATCTTCATGACAGAGGAACAGAAGAAATACTACAATGCCATGAAGAAGCTCGGCTCCAAGAAACCCCAGAAGCCTATTCCCAGGCCAACG AATGCATTCCAAGGCTGTGTGTTTGACTTCGTAACGAAGCAGGCTTTTGACATTGTCATCATGATCCTCATCTGCCTCAACATGGTCACTATGATGGTGGAAGAGGATGACCAGACACCAGAGAGGGAAAATATCCTCCACTGGATTAACTTTGTCTTTATAGTGCTCTTCACTGGGGAGTGTACGCTCAAAATGATATCCCTCCGCCATTACTACTTCACCATTGGCTGGAACGTGTTTGACTTTGTCGTTGTCATCCTTTCAATCGTAG GTATGTTTTTATCAGAATTGATTGAGAAGTACTTTGTTTCCCCAACGTTATTCCGAGTCATCCGACTTGCCAGAATCGGCCGGATCCTCCGTCTCATCAAGGGCGCTAAGGGCATCCGGACGCTTTTGTTCGCCttgatgatgtcacttcctgccCTGTTTAACATTGGCCTCCTGCTCTTCCTCGTCATGTTCATCTACGCCATCTTCGGCATGTCCAACTTCGCCTACGTCAAGCACGAGGCGGGAATTGACGACATGTTCAACTTCGAGACGTTCGGCAACAGCATGCTCTGCCTGTTCCAGATCACCACGTCGGCGGGCTGGGATGGCCTCCTGGCGCCCATCCTCAACAAGAAGGAGCCTGACTGTGACAGCCAGATGGAGCATCCGGGCACCTTGTACCGGGGAAACTGCGGCAACCCGCCAGTGGCCATGTTCTTCTTCGTCAGCTACATCATCATCTGTTTCCTCATCGTGGTCAACATGTACATCGCCGTCATCCTGGAGAACTTCAGCGTGGCCACCGAGGAGTCGGCCGAGCCGCTGAGCGAGGACGACTTTGAGATGTTCTACGAGGTGTGGGAGCGCTTCGACCCGGACGCCACGCAGTTCGTGGAGTACGACAAGCTGTCGGACTTTGCAGACGCGTTGGACCCACCGCTGCGAATGGCCAAGCCCAACCACATCCAGCTGATCAAAATGGATCTGCCCATGGTCAGTGGGGAGCGCATCCACTGCCTTGACATCCTGTTTGCCTTCACCAAGCGTGTCCTGGGAGAGGGTGAAGGCTTGGACCTCCTCCGGGGCCAGATGGAGGAGCGCTTCATGGCCTCCAACCCCTCCAAAGTCTCCTACGAACCCATCACCAGTACCCTGCGGCGCAAGCAGGAAGACATGTCTGCCGTGGTGATCCAGAGGTCATTCAGGCGCTACCTGGCCCGACTCGCTCTGAAGAAAGCAGCAGAGCTCTGCAAGGAGCAGCCTAAAGGCAGTGTGATGTACGAGCTGGAGGACAAGGAGGTGCTGGTGATAGGACAGTTAGCGGACAACTCCACCTCCACAGAGAAAACGGACATGACGCCCTCCACCGCCTCGTTGCCTTCGTACAACAGTGCCACAAATTTGGAGAAAGACCAATATGAGaaagaaaagagggagaaagagaacagagacaAAGATCTGAGAGAGCAAAATAAATAA